In a genomic window of Onychostoma macrolepis isolate SWU-2019 chromosome 08, ASM1243209v1, whole genome shotgun sequence:
- the mapkapk2b gene encoding MAP kinase-activated protein kinase 2b, translated as MLDDTENKNDSVLSNEQQESQHKISIVPPESTPKFTLKIKKKVITEEYKLAGQVLGIGINGKIWEIFQKKSGKNYALKMLRDTPKARREVELHCRASSCPRIVGIEDVFENYYQGKKCLLLIMECMEGGELFRHIKEHGDQAFTEREASEIMRNIGEAVEFLHGINIAHRDLKPENLLYSSKHPDAQLKLTDFGFAKETTSNNCLTTPCYTPYYVAPEVFGPEKYDKSCDMWSLGVIMYILLCGYPPFYSNHGLQLSPGMKKRIRNGQYEFPNPEWSQVSEEAKQLICQLLKTDPTERMTITQFMNHSWIIKSTNVPPTHLHTSRVLKEESHVWDKVKEEMTNALATIRVDYEQIMIKPIKDASNPLLLKRRKKMVAAMEEAPGP; from the exons ATGTTAGAtgatacagaaaataaaaatgattcagtGCTTTCCAATGAGCAGCAGGAGAGTCAGCATAAGATTAGCATTGTGCCTCCAGAGTCGACACCGAAATTCACACTGAAGATAAAAAAGAAAGTAATAACAGAGGAGTATAAGCTTGCAGGACAAGTGCTCGGGATAGGCATCAACGGCAAGATCTGGGAAATATTCCAGAAGAAAAGTGGCAAAAACTATGCCTTAAAg ATGTTGCGGGACACCCCTAAGGCTCGGCGGGAAGTGGAGCTTCACTGCAGGGCATCGAGCTGCCCCCGTATCGTAGGAATCGAAGATGTCTTTGAGAATTACTACCAAGGCAAAAAGTGTTTGCTTCTCATCATGGAGTG TATGGAGGGGGGTGAACTCTTTCGCCACATTAAGGAACATGGTGATCAAGCTTTCACTGAAAGAG AAGCCTCGgaaataatgagaaatatagGAGAAGCTGTGGAGTTTCTGCATGGTATTAACATTGCTCACAGAGACCTCAAG CCAGAGAATTTGCTGTACTCTTCAAAGCATCCGGATGCCCAGCTCAAGCTTACAGACTTTGGATTCGCCAAAGAGACCACATCCAACAACTGCTTGACCACCCCGTGCTATACACCTTACTATGTGG CCCCAGAGGTGTTTGGTCCAGAGAAATATGATAAGTCATGTGACATGTGGTCATTAGGAGTCATCATGTACATCCT GTTGTGTGGATATCCACCATTTTACTCAAACCACGGCTTACAGCTCTCACCAGGAATGAAAAAACGCATTCGGAATGGCCAGTATGAATTTCCAAACCCTGAATGGTCACAGGTGTCGGAAGAAg CAAAGCAGCTCATTTGCCAGCTGTTGAAAACAGATCCTACAGAGAGAATGACCATCACACAGTTCATGAACCATTCTTGGATCATT AAGTCAACGAATGTTCCTCCAACACATCTTCACACAAGTCGAGTTCTTAAGGAAGAGAGTCACGTCTGGGATAAAGTCAAG GAAGAGATGACTAATGCTTTAGCAACAATAAGAGTGGACTATGAACAAATAATGATCAAACCGATTAAGGATGCATCCAATCCTCTTCTTctaaaaagaagaaagaaaatggtGGCTGCAATGGAAGAAGCACCAGGGCCgtga
- the eif2d gene encoding eukaryotic translation initiation factor 2D isoform X1, which yields MFAKAFRLKSNTVIKGSDRRKLRADISAAFPLLSAEDLNELIPNKEELNIVKIYAHKGDAVTLYVLHKNPIFFQLEKQLFPTVYTLWRFPTMLPAFVTWPPVLQKLTGGADLMLPGVVVHADGLPEVNQGDCCAVTLVMNRAPVAVGTAAVSSAEMRNSGMKGKGVNILHTYMDQLWAFGDKSHPPVMQVTNSPAQVEGEEYEEEEQDSSDPASVETSCRSMQELRLDEHELLKEEEPLEDKEGENTDGEDGDSRSPQEQMDELLLQCFLHALKTKVKKSELPLLTSSFQRNHMMSCCPKGKYLDIKKSSYKKLSKFLQCMQKDHSLIRVKELSKGVESIVEVDWRNPELYSFSIPEDFEPEKESEEGGGASEVPYQPPEITPLYGVTARLEPLFQDAQKKKGTPLKASEVRNIITEYVKKNELVHETNKNYVIINPTLCDCLLEKSEYQEVEKLKWDDLFSRTLIRMQACHELLFPGQRPVVKKGQMEPIDITVASRGSNKKVTMIKNLEAFGLDPAVVADTLQHQVQASCVLQDSPGAKNRVLVQIQGNQVQQVGKLLLDRYLIPRKYVQGLDKAPKPGKKK from the exons ATGTTTGCAAAAGCGTTTCGTTTGAAATCTAACACCGTTATCAAGGGATCTGACAG GAGGAAGCTGAGAGCAGATATCTCTGCTGCTTTCCCTTTACTGTCAGCTGAGGATCTAAATGAGCTGATCCCAAATAAAGAAGAGCTGAATATTGTGAAGATTTACGCACATAAGGGAGATGCAGTCACTCTATACGTTCTCCATAAAAATCCCATATTCTTTCAGCTGGAGAAACAGCTGTTTCCAACAG TGTACACACTGTGGCGATTTCCCACCATGTTACCGGCATTTGTCACGTGGCCGCCGGTCCTGCAGAAGTTAACTGGTGGAGCAG ATCTCATGTTGCCTGGTGTCGTGGTACATGCTGATGGGCTTCCTGAGGTAAATCAAGGAGACTGCTGTGCCGTCACTCTCGTGATGAACAG GGCACCAGTGGCTGTTGGCACAGCAGCTGTGTCGAGCGCTGAGATGAGGAACAGTGGAATGAAGGGGAAAGGAGTGAATattttacacacatacatgGACCAGCTGTG GGCGTTTGGTGATAAGTCACATCCTCCAGTTATGCAGGTCACAAACTCTCCAGCACAGGTGGAGGGAGAGGAGTACGAGGAGGAAGAGCAGGACAGCTCTGATCCAGCTTCAGTGGAAACATCTTGTCGGAGCATGCAGGAGCTGAGGCTGGATGAACATGAGCTGTTGAAGGAGGAAGAACCGCTTGAGGATAAAGAGGGAGAAAACACTGACGGAGAGGACGGAGACTCTAGATCTCCACAGG AGCAGATGGATGAGTTACTGCTGCAGTGTTTCCTCCATGCACTTAAGACTAAAGTCAAAAAGTCAGAGCTGCCACTACTGACCAGCAGCTTCCAGCGCAACCACATGATGTCCTGCTG tCCTAAAGGAAAGTACCTAGATATCAAgaaatccagttataaaaag CTTTCTAAGTTTCTGCAGTGCATGCAGAAAGATCACAGTCTGATTCGGGTGAAGGAGCTGAGTAAAGGTGTGGAGAGCATTGTGGAAGTTGACTGGAGAAACCCTGA GTTATATTCTTTCAGCATACCAGAAGACTTTGAGCCTGAGAAAGAGTCTGAGGAGGGGGGTGGAGCTTCTGAGGTCCCATACCAGCCCCCTGAAATCACACCGCTATATGGGGTCACTGCACGCCTGGAGCCTCTCTTTCAGGACGCCCAGAAAAA AAAGGGGACGCCTCTAAAGGCCAGTGAAGTGAGGAATATCATCACAGAATATGTGAAGAAAAATGAACTCGTCCATGAAACCAATAAAAA TTATGTTATCATTAACCCCACACTTTGTGACTGTTTGCTGGAGAAATCTGAATACCAGGAAGTAGAGAAGCTGAAATGGGATGACCTCTTCAGCAG GACTCTCATCAGAATGCAGGCCTGCCATGAGTTGCTGTTTCCAGGTCAGCGTCCTGTGGTTAAGAAAGGACAGATGGAGCCCATAGACATTACTGTTGCCTCCAGAGGCTCCAATAAGAAG GTTACAATGATTAAGAATCTGGAGGCATTTGGTTTGGATCCAGCTGTGGTAGCAGACACTCTGCAGCATCAGGTTCAGGCTAGCTGTGTCCTCCAGGATTCCCCAGGAGCCAAAAACCGAGTCCTGGTGCAGATCCAGGGAAACCAGGTTCAACAAGTTGGCAAACTGCTGCTAG ATCGTTATCTGATCCCACGGAAATATGTTCAAGGTCTTGACAAAGCTCCCAAACCAGGCAAGAAGAAATAG
- the eif2d gene encoding eukaryotic translation initiation factor 2D isoform X2, which yields MFAKAFRLKSNTVIKGSDRRKLRADISAAFPLLSAEDLNELIPNKEELNIVKIYAHKGDAVTLYVLHKNPIFFQLEKQLFPTVYTLWRFPTMLPAFVTWPPVLQKLTGGADLMLPGVVVHADGLPEVNQGDCCAVTLVMNRAPVAVGTAAVSSAEMRNSGMKGKGVNILHTYMDQLWAFGDKSHPPVMQVTNSPAQVEGEEYEEEEQDSSDPASVETSCRSMQELRLDEHELLKEEEPLEDKEGENTDGEDGDSRSPQEQMDELLLQCFLHALKTKVKKSELPLLTSSFQRNHMMSCCPKGKYLDIKKSSYKKLSKFLQCMQKDHSLIRVKELSKGVESIVEVDWRNPELYSFSIPEDFEPEKESEEGGGASEVPYQPPEITPLYGVTARLEPLFQDAQKKKGTPLKASEVRNIITEYVKKNELVHETNKNYVIINPTLCDCLLEKSEYQEVEKLKWDDLFSRTLIRMQACHELLFPGQRPVVKKGQMEPIDITVASRGSNKKSSVSHDPSEVILIC from the exons ATGTTTGCAAAAGCGTTTCGTTTGAAATCTAACACCGTTATCAAGGGATCTGACAG GAGGAAGCTGAGAGCAGATATCTCTGCTGCTTTCCCTTTACTGTCAGCTGAGGATCTAAATGAGCTGATCCCAAATAAAGAAGAGCTGAATATTGTGAAGATTTACGCACATAAGGGAGATGCAGTCACTCTATACGTTCTCCATAAAAATCCCATATTCTTTCAGCTGGAGAAACAGCTGTTTCCAACAG TGTACACACTGTGGCGATTTCCCACCATGTTACCGGCATTTGTCACGTGGCCGCCGGTCCTGCAGAAGTTAACTGGTGGAGCAG ATCTCATGTTGCCTGGTGTCGTGGTACATGCTGATGGGCTTCCTGAGGTAAATCAAGGAGACTGCTGTGCCGTCACTCTCGTGATGAACAG GGCACCAGTGGCTGTTGGCACAGCAGCTGTGTCGAGCGCTGAGATGAGGAACAGTGGAATGAAGGGGAAAGGAGTGAATattttacacacatacatgGACCAGCTGTG GGCGTTTGGTGATAAGTCACATCCTCCAGTTATGCAGGTCACAAACTCTCCAGCACAGGTGGAGGGAGAGGAGTACGAGGAGGAAGAGCAGGACAGCTCTGATCCAGCTTCAGTGGAAACATCTTGTCGGAGCATGCAGGAGCTGAGGCTGGATGAACATGAGCTGTTGAAGGAGGAAGAACCGCTTGAGGATAAAGAGGGAGAAAACACTGACGGAGAGGACGGAGACTCTAGATCTCCACAGG AGCAGATGGATGAGTTACTGCTGCAGTGTTTCCTCCATGCACTTAAGACTAAAGTCAAAAAGTCAGAGCTGCCACTACTGACCAGCAGCTTCCAGCGCAACCACATGATGTCCTGCTG tCCTAAAGGAAAGTACCTAGATATCAAgaaatccagttataaaaag CTTTCTAAGTTTCTGCAGTGCATGCAGAAAGATCACAGTCTGATTCGGGTGAAGGAGCTGAGTAAAGGTGTGGAGAGCATTGTGGAAGTTGACTGGAGAAACCCTGA GTTATATTCTTTCAGCATACCAGAAGACTTTGAGCCTGAGAAAGAGTCTGAGGAGGGGGGTGGAGCTTCTGAGGTCCCATACCAGCCCCCTGAAATCACACCGCTATATGGGGTCACTGCACGCCTGGAGCCTCTCTTTCAGGACGCCCAGAAAAA AAAGGGGACGCCTCTAAAGGCCAGTGAAGTGAGGAATATCATCACAGAATATGTGAAGAAAAATGAACTCGTCCATGAAACCAATAAAAA TTATGTTATCATTAACCCCACACTTTGTGACTGTTTGCTGGAGAAATCTGAATACCAGGAAGTAGAGAAGCTGAAATGGGATGACCTCTTCAGCAG GACTCTCATCAGAATGCAGGCCTGCCATGAGTTGCTGTTTCCAGGTCAGCGTCCTGTGGTTAAGAAAGGACAGATGGAGCCCATAGACATTACTGTTGCCTCCAGAGGCTCCAATAAGAAG tcttcagtgtcgcatgatccttcagaggttattctaatatgctga